One Alkaliphilus sp. B6464 genomic window carries:
- a CDS encoding glycosyltransferase family 2 protein, which translates to MASFWNRESGLVSVIMATYNYEKYICEALDGLKNQTYSNIEIIIIDDCSTDNTKQVIDNWIKRNEGIFRDFTYVRLPRNCSQTWALNIGFCVSKGEYIAIHDSDDISHKEKLQKQVEYLNQNYNCAVVGTGFKAFTKHINNIVYIPDWLSYNAEKIESNYKNEFKHCVCFGSILFRANILENIIGCKRFVNKANDVFFINEIIRADYIVSNLKEDLLYVRTHPERATEEYKEAMKKMKEESKKIIGKVSVVLPIENNRDSILRSLKDISDQTYSDIEIIIIDDALENSYEEEIIKWYSQYRQENPSFNIKDIIYFRLPIEIGYPWVYNVGSYLSKGEFIVFNTVNSINDNTKISKQVEFLNDNFMYSLIGTNTTEEAPVIKFDDDIEYSYTMEYTPCVNINTIMLRSVVVDHTAGMNKTIDKHEDFEFIYRIINNGYRVQNLKDVLHYEV; encoded by the coding sequence ATGGCAAGTTTTTGGAATAGAGAGAGTGGTCTTGTAAGCGTAATAATGGCAACTTATAACTATGAAAAATATATATGTGAAGCTTTAGATGGGTTAAAAAATCAAACATATTCAAATATAGAAATAATTATTATTGATGATTGTTCTACAGATAATACAAAACAAGTTATAGACAATTGGATTAAAAGAAATGAAGGTATATTTAGGGATTTTACCTACGTAAGGTTACCTCGAAATTGCTCACAAACATGGGCATTAAATATTGGATTTTGTGTTTCTAAAGGAGAGTATATTGCTATACACGATTCCGACGATATAAGTCATAAGGAAAAATTACAAAAACAGGTTGAATATTTAAATCAAAATTACAATTGTGCTGTTGTTGGAACTGGATTTAAGGCATTTACTAAACATATAAATAATATTGTGTATATACCAGACTGGTTAAGTTATAATGCTGAAAAGATAGAAAGTAACTATAAAAATGAGTTTAAACATTGTGTATGCTTTGGCTCTATTCTGTTTAGGGCTAATATACTTGAAAACATAATTGGATGCAAACGCTTTGTAAATAAAGCGAATGATGTGTTCTTTATTAATGAAATTATACGTGCAGATTATATTGTCAGCAACTTAAAGGAAGATCTTCTTTACGTACGTACTCATCCAGAACGAGCTACGGAAGAGTACAAAGAAGCAATGAAAAAAATGAAAGAAGAATCAAAGAAAATTATTGGGAAGGTATCTGTAGTATTGCCAATAGAAAATAATAGAGATAGTATTTTAAGATCGCTAAAAGATATTAGTGACCAAACTTATTCAGATATTGAAATAATCATTATAGATGACGCCTTAGAAAATAGCTATGAAGAAGAAATAATAAAATGGTATTCTCAGTATAGACAAGAAAATCCTAGTTTTAATATTAAAGATATAATTTATTTTAGATTACCTATAGAAATAGGGTATCCCTGGGTTTATAATGTAGGCTCTTATTTATCTAAAGGAGAATTTATTGTTTTTAATACTGTAAATAGTATTAATGACAATACTAAGATTAGTAAACAGGTAGAATTTTTAAACGATAATTTTATGTATAGCCTGATTGGAACTAATACAACTGAGGAAGCTCCTGTAATTAAATTCGATGATGATATTGAATATTCTTATACAATGGAATATACTCCATGTGTAAATATAAATACTATTATGTTAAGAAGTGTAGTAGTGGATCATACAGCTGGTATGAATAAAACTATTGATAAGCATGAGGATTTCGAGTTTATATATAGGATTATAAATAATGGATACAGAGTACAAAACCTTAAGGATGTGTTGCATTATGAAGTATAG
- the pepF gene encoding oligoendopeptidase F, translating to MGKILRERKDVDQSLTWDLSAIYKTEEDYNLAIKEAERYTEEIESKYKGRLNSADVINECLYKLRKATEVMHLTNTYAYLAVAVDQTNIENQARNAKLTNILSNLQSRLSFIRSEIIEADKEVIEEAIKGSNENANYLKEIKEFKKYALHPEVERVLSALSGTLNSPYAIYNRAKLADMDFGNFNVEDKEYPLSFVLFENEWEFENDTEIRRAAFEAFSSKLKEYQHTIAAAYQTQIQKEKTLSSLRGFDSIIDSLLFPQKVERELYNRQIDIIMEKLAPHMRKYARLLQKVHKLDEMTFADLKLVVDPDYEPNISVEESKKYIKGALSVLGEDYLQMIERSYDERWVDFVQNKGKSTGAFCSSPYASHPFILISWTDKMREVFVLAHELGHAGHFYLAQQNQNIFDTRPSTYFIEAPSTMNEMLMANYLIKTNDDPRFKRWVLSSMISRTYYHNFVTHLLEAAYQREVYKIIDEGGSVQASKLSAIKKDVLEKFWGDTVKINEGAELTWMRQPHYYMGLYPYTYSAGLTIATEVSKRILKEGQPAIDDWRAVLKAGGTKTPVELAKMAGVDITTEKPLLDTIDHIGNTINEIIEITEELGEVDFEINY from the coding sequence ATGGGAAAAATATTAAGAGAAAGAAAGGATGTAGATCAGTCTCTAACATGGGACTTATCTGCAATATACAAGACAGAAGAGGATTATAATTTGGCTATAAAAGAAGCTGAGAGATATACTGAGGAAATAGAGAGCAAGTATAAAGGTAGGCTAAATTCAGCAGATGTTATTAATGAGTGTTTATATAAATTAAGAAAAGCAACTGAAGTAATGCACCTAACTAATACATACGCTTATCTTGCAGTTGCTGTTGATCAGACAAATATTGAAAACCAAGCACGAAATGCTAAACTTACAAATATATTATCAAATCTTCAAAGTAGGTTAAGCTTCATAAGAAGTGAAATTATAGAAGCTGATAAAGAAGTTATAGAAGAGGCTATAAAAGGATCTAATGAAAATGCCAATTACTTAAAAGAAATAAAAGAATTTAAAAAATATGCACTCCATCCAGAGGTGGAGAGGGTACTATCTGCTTTATCGGGAACATTAAATTCTCCTTATGCTATTTATAATAGAGCAAAATTAGCTGATATGGATTTTGGAAATTTCAATGTAGAAGATAAAGAGTACCCTCTTAGCTTTGTACTCTTTGAAAATGAATGGGAATTTGAAAATGATACTGAAATTAGAAGAGCTGCTTTTGAAGCCTTCTCCTCAAAATTAAAGGAATATCAGCATACCATAGCAGCAGCTTATCAAACACAGATTCAGAAAGAAAAAACCTTATCAAGTCTTAGAGGGTTTGACTCTATTATAGATAGCTTGTTATTTCCTCAAAAGGTAGAGAGGGAGTTATACAATAGACAAATAGATATAATCATGGAAAAACTAGCACCACATATGAGAAAATACGCAAGACTTCTTCAAAAAGTCCATAAATTAGATGAAATGACCTTTGCAGATCTAAAGCTAGTTGTGGACCCGGATTATGAGCCGAATATATCTGTAGAAGAATCAAAAAAATATATTAAAGGGGCCTTATCTGTCCTAGGAGAAGATTATTTACAAATGATTGAAAGAAGCTACGATGAGAGATGGGTCGATTTTGTTCAGAACAAAGGAAAATCAACGGGAGCATTTTGTTCTAGTCCCTATGCAAGTCATCCATTTATATTAATATCTTGGACCGATAAGATGAGAGAGGTATTTGTATTAGCTCATGAACTAGGGCATGCTGGACATTTTTATTTAGCACAGCAAAATCAAAATATATTCGATACAAGACCATCTACATATTTTATAGAAGCTCCATCTACTATGAATGAAATGCTAATGGCAAATTATCTTATTAAAACTAATGATGACCCTAGATTTAAAAGATGGGTTTTATCCTCAATGATAAGCCGTACATATTATCATAACTTTGTAACCCATCTACTAGAAGCTGCTTATCAAAGAGAAGTATATAAAATAATAGATGAAGGTGGAAGTGTTCAGGCCTCAAAGTTAAGCGCTATTAAAAAAGATGTGCTTGAAAAATTTTGGGGAGACACAGTTAAAATAAATGAGGGAGCAGAGCTCACTTGGATGAGGCAGCCCCATTATTATATGGGACTATACCCTTATACATATAGTGCAGGGCTTACTATAGCCACAGAAGTAAGCAAGAGAATACTAAAAGAAGGCCAGCCTGCTATAGATGATTGGAGAGCTGTCCTAAAGGCAGGAGGAACTAAAACACCAGTAGAGCTTGCTAAAATGGCAGGGGTAGATATAACTACAGAAAAACCATTACTAGATACTATAGACCATATAGGAAATACAATTAATGAAATAATAGAGATTACGGAAGAATTAGGAGAAGTTGATTTTGAAATTAATTATTAG
- a CDS encoding 1-aminocyclopropane-1-carboxylate deaminase/D-cysteine desulfhydrase has translation MKSLNKINLFNSVTPMIKLESINIKSNKIYIKREDLAGFVLGGNKLRKIEYFMYDAISKESDYIVTYGSYQSNHCAITAAACSKLGLKCLLILTKPQKQIVYTGNYFLYNLFDAEIMWCEEYQVKDTIDGILTKLTENDHKPYFIEGGGHGNLGTYAYVKAYEEIKAQEAQMKVNFDYIFHASGSGTTQAGLIIGNENYKANTKILGISIARKQERGSKVIEESILDYCHKFNIQVNNIKSKIHFIDDYVGKGYGDSYYEVLQTIKYVGKNEGILLDPIYTGKAFYGMIDYIRRTNIKGKNILFIHTGGIPILLANSEKFIEIGGDGSESFIHQ, from the coding sequence ATGAAATCTCTAAATAAAATAAATCTATTTAATTCTGTTACTCCAATGATAAAGTTAGAAAGTATTAATATTAAATCTAATAAAATTTATATAAAAAGAGAGGATTTAGCTGGATTTGTTTTAGGCGGAAATAAGCTAAGAAAAATAGAATATTTTATGTATGATGCTATTTCTAAAGAAAGCGATTATATTGTAACCTATGGGTCATATCAATCAAATCACTGCGCAATAACTGCTGCAGCCTGTTCAAAATTAGGGTTAAAGTGCTTGTTGATACTAACAAAACCACAAAAACAAATTGTATATACAGGTAATTACTTTTTATATAATTTGTTTGATGCAGAAATAATGTGGTGTGAAGAATATCAAGTTAAAGATACCATAGATGGAATATTAACAAAGTTAACAGAAAATGACCATAAGCCATATTTTATTGAAGGTGGGGGTCATGGTAACTTAGGTACATATGCTTATGTAAAAGCATATGAAGAAATAAAAGCACAAGAAGCACAAATGAAAGTTAATTTTGATTATATATTTCATGCCTCTGGTTCGGGAACAACACAGGCTGGACTAATAATTGGAAATGAAAACTATAAAGCGAATACTAAAATATTGGGTATTAGCATTGCACGGAAGCAAGAGAGAGGGAGCAAGGTAATAGAAGAGAGTATTCTTGATTATTGCCATAAGTTTAATATTCAAGTAAATAACATAAAATCTAAAATTCATTTTATTGATGATTATGTTGGAAAAGGATATGGAGATAGCTATTATGAAGTTTTACAAACTATAAAGTATGTAGGAAAGAATGAAGGAATATTATTGGATCCAATATATACAGGAAAAGCCTTCTATGGAATGATTGATTATATTAGAAGAACTAACATTAAAGGCAAGAATATTTTATTTATACACACTGGTGGTATTCCAATACTATTAGCCAATTCTGAAAAATTTATTGAGATAGGTGGGGATGGAAGTGAATCTTTTATTCACCAGTAG
- a CDS encoding polysaccharide biosynthesis protein yields MFTNKTLLITGGTGSFGNAVLNRFLKSDVKEIRIFSRDEKKQTDMRLHYNNEKIKFIIGDVKSYKSIYYATKGVDYIFHAAALKQVPSCEFYPIEAVKTNILGADNVLNAAVENKVKKVIVLSTDKAVYPINAMGISKAMMEKLVIAKSRTIENDKTVLCCVRYGNVMASRGSVIPLFIEQINTGNALTITDPNMTRFLMTLDDAVNLVMLAFKDGSQGEIFVQKSPASTVKDLAIAIKEIFNSNLDIKVIGVRHGEKLHETLVTKEERIRSKEMEKNFVIRPDNRDLNYKVSLKNEKMLLSDYTDYNSYNTRRLNIDEIKELLLKLDVIRDIIEK; encoded by the coding sequence ATGTTTACAAATAAGACCTTATTAATTACAGGAGGCACCGGTTCCTTTGGAAATGCTGTTTTAAATAGATTTCTGAAGTCAGATGTTAAGGAAATCAGAATTTTTAGTAGAGATGAAAAGAAGCAAACAGATATGCGTCTCCATTATAATAATGAAAAAATTAAGTTTATTATAGGAGATGTCAAAAGTTACAAAAGTATCTACTATGCTACTAAGGGGGTAGACTATATATTCCATGCAGCTGCATTAAAACAAGTACCTTCATGTGAGTTTTATCCAATAGAAGCGGTTAAAACCAATATTTTAGGAGCTGATAATGTACTAAATGCAGCGGTGGAAAATAAGGTAAAAAAAGTAATAGTACTTAGTACCGATAAAGCAGTTTATCCTATTAATGCAATGGGAATTTCCAAGGCTATGATGGAAAAACTTGTAATAGCTAAATCTAGAACAATAGAGAACGATAAGACTGTGCTATGTTGCGTAAGATATGGAAATGTAATGGCTTCAAGGGGTTCAGTTATTCCCTTATTTATAGAGCAGATTAATACAGGGAACGCATTAACAATAACAGATCCTAATATGACAAGATTTCTAATGACCTTAGATGATGCAGTAAATTTGGTAATGCTTGCTTTTAAAGATGGTAGCCAGGGAGAGATTTTTGTACAGAAATCTCCAGCATCTACTGTGAAAGATCTTGCTATAGCAATAAAAGAAATATTCAATTCTAACTTGGATATTAAGGTTATAGGAGTTCGCCATGGTGAAAAGCTTCATGAAACACTCGTTACTAAGGAGGAACGAATAAGATCTAAGGAGATGGAAAAAAACTTTGTAATTAGACCTGATAATAGGGATCTAAATTACAAAGTCTCATTAAAAAATGAGAAAATGCTATTATCTGACTATACAGATTATAATTCTTATAATACAAGACGGTTAAATATAGATGAAATAAAAGAACTATTATTAAAGCTGGATGTTATTAGAGATATAATAGAGAAATAG
- a CDS encoding DegT/DnrJ/EryC1/StrS family aminotransferase, producing MKVNLGAPDITLEEINLVKEVLESGLLSIGPKIEEFEKKFKEYFSVKHAIGVNSGTSALHLLIKALDIKEGDEVITTPFSFVASSNCILFEKAKPVFVDIDEKTLNIDINKIEEKITNRTKAIIPVDVFGHPNNMEEIMKLAKKYNLKVIEDSCEAIGSEYEGIKSGTLADVGVFAFYPNKQITTGEGGMIVTNDDNVADLCRSMRSQGRAITGLWLYHERLGYNYRMSEVNAAIGIAQMRRLEEIIAKRDRVAQLYNKKLKDIKGVTIPYVDSKVTKMSWFVYVIRLDKHINRNGVMDYLTENDIACKPYFTPIHLQPYMRDMFGFKEGDFPITEKVGESTIALPFYNNLSEEEIDYVVKKLIEGINKNRW from the coding sequence ATGAAGGTTAATCTAGGTGCACCAGATATTACGCTAGAAGAGATAAATTTAGTTAAAGAGGTATTGGAATCTGGACTATTAAGTATAGGGCCTAAAATAGAAGAATTTGAAAAAAAGTTTAAAGAATATTTTAGTGTTAAACATGCAATAGGTGTTAACAGTGGAACAAGTGCATTACATCTGTTAATTAAGGCATTAGATATTAAGGAAGGAGATGAAGTAATTACTACACCGTTTAGCTTTGTTGCATCTTCGAATTGCATTCTATTTGAGAAGGCAAAACCTGTATTTGTTGATATAGATGAAAAAACACTAAATATAGATATAAATAAGATAGAAGAGAAAATTACAAATAGAACCAAAGCTATTATACCTGTAGATGTATTTGGACACCCCAATAATATGGAAGAAATTATGAAATTGGCTAAAAAGTATAATTTAAAGGTAATTGAAGATTCTTGTGAAGCAATAGGTTCTGAATATGAAGGAATAAAATCTGGGACATTGGCTGATGTAGGGGTATTTGCCTTCTATCCAAATAAGCAGATTACCACAGGTGAAGGTGGTATGATTGTAACTAATGATGATAATGTGGCTGATTTGTGTCGAAGTATGAGAAGTCAAGGAAGAGCTATTACTGGCTTATGGCTTTATCATGAAAGATTAGGCTATAACTATAGAATGAGTGAAGTTAATGCAGCTATAGGTATTGCTCAAATGAGGAGACTAGAAGAAATCATAGCTAAAAGGGATAGAGTAGCACAGTTATATAATAAAAAATTAAAGGATATAAAAGGGGTTACTATACCATATGTAGACTCAAAGGTTACAAAAATGAGTTGGTTTGTCTATGTTATAAGATTAGATAAGCATATAAATAGAAATGGTGTAATGGATTATTTAACGGAAAATGATATTGCCTGCAAGCCTTATTTTACTCCTATTCATCTTCAACCATATATGAGGGATATGTTTGGATTTAAGGAAGGTGATTTCCCAATTACTGAAAAGGTAGGGGAATCTACTATTGCATTACCTTTCTATAATAATTTGAGTGAAGAAGAGATAGATTATGTAGTTAAAAAACTCATAGAAGGTATAAATAAAAATAGATGGTAG
- a CDS encoding GNAT family N-acetyltransferase: MINVLLGKSIYLKLVEREDLSKRVDWLNDTDIQRTLNYDYPTSIAKTEKWFDKVISDSHRRDFSVFLIEDNQYIGFCGLIDISYPVGKAELYITIGEKDTWGNGYGTEVYDVLMKYGFEELGLNKIYIHYLTYNQGTQKIMQKIGWQLEGLLRQDIYSHGKVADRYIASILKKDWAKKNEISK; this comes from the coding sequence ATGATTAATGTTTTATTAGGCAAAAGTATTTATTTAAAGCTTGTTGAAAGGGAAGATTTATCTAAGAGAGTAGATTGGCTTAATGATACTGATATTCAAAGAACCTTAAATTATGACTATCCAACCTCTATAGCTAAAACTGAAAAATGGTTTGACAAAGTAATTAGTGATTCACATAGACGGGACTTTTCTGTTTTTTTAATAGAAGACAATCAATATATAGGATTTTGTGGATTAATAGATATTAGCTATCCAGTAGGAAAGGCTGAATTATATATAACTATAGGAGAGAAAGATACATGGGGTAATGGATATGGAACAGAAGTATATGATGTACTGATGAAATATGGATTTGAAGAGTTAGGATTAAATAAAATATATATTCATTATTTAACATATAATCAGGGTACTCAAAAAATTATGCAAAAAATAGGATGGCAATTAGAAGGATTATTAAGACAGGATATATATTCTCATGGGAAAGTTGCTGATAGATATATTGCTTCTATATTAAAGAAAGACTGGGCCAAAAAAAATGAAATCTCTAAATAA
- a CDS encoding ATP-grasp domain-containing protein — protein MNLLFTSSGRRTQLIKYFKQELGNEGRIIVADYNSTAPTLYIADKGYIVSSIDNSNYLNEIKEICTKEDITGIIATIDPELSLLAKEKEEFNNLGVQVIISDYDIVEMCFDKYSMFKFLKNNGFNTPKTYSNLDDFMNALNKNKIDFPVFVKPREGSASIGINKVSTLEELKILMKYNTDLIVQQYMQGQEYGVDIYVDIISKDVISIFLKKKISMRGGETDKAVSVKNDKLFNMILDFIKKLKVVGPVDIDVFEIDGEFYISEVNPRFGGGYLIAYECGENFPKYILNNLKGIINTSHIDKYEEGIYMMRHDIVTIKKRCELLQ, from the coding sequence GTGAATCTTTTATTCACCAGTAGTGGTAGAAGAACTCAGTTAATCAAGTATTTTAAACAGGAGCTAGGTAATGAAGGAAGGATAATAGTAGCTGATTATAATAGTACAGCACCCACTTTATATATAGCTGATAAAGGATATATCGTATCTAGTATAGATAATAGTAATTATTTAAATGAAATAAAAGAAATTTGCACTAAGGAGGATATTACAGGGATTATTGCCACAATAGATCCTGAATTAAGTTTGTTAGCTAAAGAGAAAGAAGAATTTAACAATCTAGGAGTGCAGGTTATAATATCGGATTATGATATTGTTGAAATGTGCTTTGATAAGTATAGTATGTTTAAGTTTTTAAAGAATAATGGATTTAATACTCCTAAAACCTACTCAAACTTAGATGATTTTATGAATGCATTAAATAAAAATAAAATAGATTTTCCAGTGTTTGTAAAGCCTCGAGAAGGAAGTGCTAGTATAGGTATCAATAAAGTTTCTACGCTAGAAGAATTGAAAATTTTAATGAAATATAATACAGACCTAATTGTACAACAATACATGCAAGGACAAGAGTATGGTGTAGACATTTATGTTGACATAATATCAAAGGATGTTATATCTATATTTCTTAAAAAGAAAATTAGTATGCGCGGTGGCGAAACTGATAAAGCAGTGTCTGTAAAAAACGACAAGCTTTTTAATATGATTTTAGATTTTATAAAAAAGTTAAAAGTTGTAGGTCCAGTTGATATAGATGTATTCGAAATAGACGGAGAGTTTTATATATCAGAAGTTAATCCTAGATTTGGCGGAGGATACTTAATAGCCTATGAATGTGGTGAAAATTTTCCTAAATATATTTTAAATAATTTAAAAGGTATAATAAATACTTCCCATATAGATAAGTATGAAGAGGGCATATATATGATGAGACATGATATTGTAACAATTAAGAAGAGATGTGAATTATTACAATAA
- a CDS encoding HAD family hydrolase — protein MITTILFDLDGTLLPMDTEIFTKRYFAELAIKLKEYFTPEEVAKNIWTSTKYMIGNIDPNKTNEEAFFEDFYGRINYEEKIFNPIFEDFYEKDFNNIRNVANQNKYIIETVKLLKDKGYNLVVATNPLFPEKAILHRIEWAGLNKEDFMFITSFEKMHYCKPQLKFYEEILDNIRKQPLNCIMVGNDIEEDMIAKTLGMKTYLIEDHIIGTVKEDNNIDYKGSYEDFYEFAKAFPNLK, from the coding sequence ATGATTACAACAATATTATTTGATTTAGATGGTACTTTATTACCAATGGATACTGAAATATTTACTAAAAGATACTTTGCAGAACTAGCAATTAAGTTAAAAGAGTATTTTACACCAGAAGAAGTTGCAAAAAATATTTGGACCTCAACTAAGTATATGATAGGCAATATAGATCCTAATAAAACTAATGAAGAAGCTTTTTTTGAGGATTTTTATGGAAGGATAAATTATGAAGAAAAAATATTTAACCCTATTTTTGAAGATTTTTATGAAAAGGATTTTAATAATATTAGAAATGTAGCTAATCAAAATAAATACATTATCGAGACTGTAAAGCTACTTAAAGATAAGGGTTATAATTTAGTGGTAGCAACAAATCCACTTTTTCCTGAAAAAGCTATCCTACATCGTATAGAGTGGGCAGGCCTTAATAAAGAGGATTTTATGTTTATTACAAGCTTTGAGAAGATGCACTATTGTAAGCCTCAGCTAAAGTTTTACGAGGAGATTTTAGATAATATAAGAAAACAGCCATTGAATTGTATAATGGTAGGAAATGATATAGAAGAAGATATGATAGCAAAAACTCTTGGGATGAAGACATATCTTATTGAGGACCATATTATTGGTACAGTTAAAGAGGATAATAATATAGATTATAAAGGAAGCTATGAAGATTTTTATGAATTTGCTAAGGCTTTTCCAAATTTAAAATAG
- a CDS encoding nucleotide sugar dehydrogenase, producing MESMLKNSILNKRANIAVIGLGYVGLPIAIRLANVDFKVFGIDISEEKVHSLNSGKSYIVDIHDEDIDAVINKNLYVGSDYSILSDIDVIIICVPTPLTEAKQPDISYINNVVENIIKYLNREVLIVLESTTYPGSTEELITAAIEKRKGLTVGKDFFVCYSPERVDPSNKKYEVKNTPKVIGGATDRCLEIGITLYKSFVNTIVPVSSTQVAELAKLFENTFRSVNIALVNELTQMADRMGLNIWEVIDAASTKPFGFMPFYPSAGVGGHCIPIDPIYLSWKAKVFNHYNRFIELATDINMNMPRYVVNQIAEILSSENKCLNQSNILIIGIAYKKDIDDLRESAALEIFHLLQEKGAEVTYHDPYVSNFKSGDKTIFSKKLTKTNLVQVDLVVIITDHGNIDYQLIIDNSSLIYDTRNVTKNYTGNNIVLLGGYRKDNNKKAFYKE from the coding sequence ATGGAGTCAATGTTAAAAAACTCAATATTAAATAAACGTGCAAATATTGCTGTAATTGGTTTAGGGTATGTTGGTTTGCCTATAGCTATTAGATTAGCAAATGTAGACTTTAAAGTATTTGGTATAGATATTTCAGAAGAAAAAGTACACAGCTTAAATTCTGGAAAATCCTATATAGTAGATATCCATGATGAAGATATAGATGCTGTCATAAATAAAAATTTATATGTAGGAAGTGACTATTCAATTTTATCAGATATAGATGTAATTATCATTTGTGTTCCTACACCTTTAACAGAAGCAAAACAGCCAGACATTTCTTATATTAATAATGTTGTAGAAAATATAATAAAGTATTTAAACAGGGAGGTGTTAATTGTTTTAGAAAGCACTACCTATCCCGGTTCAACTGAAGAATTAATTACCGCTGCTATTGAAAAAAGAAAGGGATTGACAGTGGGAAAAGATTTCTTCGTATGTTATTCACCAGAACGAGTTGATCCAAGTAATAAAAAATATGAAGTAAAAAATACTCCAAAGGTAATTGGTGGGGCTACTGACAGGTGCTTAGAGATAGGAATTACCCTTTATAAATCTTTTGTTAACACAATAGTACCTGTTAGTTCTACTCAAGTTGCAGAACTAGCCAAACTATTTGAAAACACTTTTAGAAGTGTAAACATTGCCTTAGTTAATGAGCTGACCCAAATGGCAGATAGGATGGGTCTTAACATCTGGGAAGTAATAGATGCTGCTTCTACAAAACCCTTTGGTTTTATGCCCTTCTATCCAAGTGCTGGTGTTGGAGGACATTGTATTCCCATAGATCCAATTTATTTGTCATGGAAAGCAAAAGTATTTAACCATTACAACAGATTTATTGAATTAGCAACGGATATCAATATGAATATGCCACGATATGTTGTAAATCAAATTGCAGAAATCCTAAGCTCTGAAAATAAGTGCTTAAATCAGTCAAATATTTTAATTATTGGAATTGCATATAAAAAAGATATTGATGATTTAAGAGAATCTGCTGCACTGGAAATATTTCACTTATTGCAAGAAAAGGGTGCAGAGGTTACATACCATGATCCATATGTTTCTAATTTCAAATCTGGTGATAAAACTATTTTTTCTAAGAAACTCACTAAAACAAATTTAGTCCAAGTTGATCTTGTAGTAATTATAACAGATCACGGTAATATAGATTACCAACTTATCATAGACAATAGCAGTTTAATTTACGATACTAGAAATGTTACTAAAAATTACACCGGAAATAATATTGTGCTGTTGGGAGGATATAGAAAAGACAATAATAAAAAAGCATTTTATAAGGAGTAG
- a CDS encoding acetyltransferase: MNTKKIVLLGGGSQAKVVSDIITKRNELKNEQLEVIGILDDDSSNLGFSNMPVLGKINFIEELVGQYDDIYFIIAIANNKTRQEIVEEYKKFNLKYYTAIHPSATIASNVNIGEGTVIMAGAVVGPFTEIGNHVILNTLSSVDHDNIIEDFVHICPGAKCAGCVTVKKYSFICTGSSIIPGVIIGESTIVGAGSVVIKDTKGYCTVVGVPAKVIKFHD, encoded by the coding sequence TTGAATACTAAAAAAATAGTTCTTTTAGGTGGGGGCTCTCAAGCGAAAGTGGTTTCAGATATTATAACCAAAAGAAACGAATTAAAAAATGAACAACTTGAGGTTATAGGAATTTTAGATGATGATAGTTCTAATCTAGGTTTTTCAAATATGCCTGTACTAGGAAAAATAAATTTTATAGAAGAATTAGTTGGTCAATATGATGATATCTACTTCATAATTGCCATTGCTAATAATAAAACAAGACAAGAAATAGTAGAAGAATATAAAAAATTTAATCTTAAGTACTATACTGCAATTCATCCAAGTGCCACTATAGCAAGTAATGTTAATATAGGCGAAGGAACCGTTATAATGGCAGGTGCAGTAGTTGGTCCATTTACTGAAATAGGTAATCATGTAATTCTTAACACCTTATCCTCAGTTGATCATGATAATATTATTGAAGACTTTGTTCATATTTGTCCTGGAGCTAAGTGTGCTGGCTGTGTAACCGTAAAAAAATATAGCTTTATCTGCACAGGTTCATCTATTATTCCTGGAGTAATTATAGGTGAATCTACAATTGTTGGCGCTGGTTCAGTAGTAATTAAAGATACTAAAGGGTATTGTACTGTAGTTGGAGTTCCAGCAAAAGTTATAAAATTTCATGATTAA